Sequence from the Nymphaea colorata isolate Beijing-Zhang1983 chromosome 9, ASM883128v2, whole genome shotgun sequence genome:
CCAAAAtagatcaaaatttcaaataactCAATAAAGAAACAGTCTTAAACCTTGTGGTTAATTTTCTTTAAGGTTCCAGTCAATAAATTCTTACATGCAGATGGTAAGCTTTACTTGGTAGTTGGTACTACCTCGAATCCCTTAAGCTGACACAGATCCAACAAAACAGCACGTGTTAAAAGAGCagcaaaaactaaaaagatGAATTTCACAACTAATCAATTACTAACATCTTAGTAAGTAAAAAACAGTAAATTCAAGTCAAAGTATATTCCTAAACACAAATAACGTGAAAGTATCTAACCTTCCAAACTAGGATGCCTTTGCTCCGAAAATATTGTGCTCTCATATCAACAGTATTCAACCATGAATCATAAACAATTTGGACACTTGGACCACCATAGACACTGACTAAGGTCTTGTATGGTGGAGGCCCAAACCTTTTACTATCAGGTCGATACAGGGCACCATAAAGTATAGTACCATCAACTGCTGGGACCTCAAAAATTTCTGGTGGCATTAGTTGAAGCCTTTTGAATCGAGGAACAGTACGTGGGTGCTCAAACAGGGGCATCAACAAGCTTCCATCAAGAAGTGAACAAAGAAACACTTTGGGGGGTGTATTGAGAGAGTCATGAATATCAATAAACCTCTGCATCTGATGATCTAGGACAACCACATGTCTCCCTTTCCCATGGGTCAACCTCTGGGGTATCTGTAATGTATGGGTCCAATCAGGAAATAAGCTAACACAGTATAAGTTGGACTCCAGAGGTCCATCTTTGGTCCCAGTAAAATAAAGAAGTCCAGCATTCTCGTTTACACCAGCAATTTGCTCAACCATCCAATCGCCCTCAGTAATGGGGCCTAAGCAATTACCATTCCTGTCGTGTAGATAAAGATGCCTAAAGCCAGTCTTCTCACTAGCCCATATAAAGCCTTTTGCAAACTTGTTGACACCCTTGTGGAGTGGCATAAAGCAGTCATGTAAATTAATCCAGACATCAGATTCTTCCACCAAGAGGAGTGTCCTATGACCCGTACTGATGTCAAACATAATTATCTTTAGCTTAGAATGACATCTATTCAGAACCTGAGCAGCAAGAACATTGTCAGGCATCCATGTGACTCTTGCTAAATACTCTTCATCATCTCTGTCTTTATCCTGTGTGCCACAAAGAAGGTCCATCCATGTAATTTCACCGCCAGAAGCCGAAACAACACCAAGGCGCACTTTAACATTTGAAGTGCCAGAGAATGGATAGGCATGATCTTCTTGAGCATCAGAGCCAACACAATCTTTACCTTGATGCATGATTCTGAAAAGTGGTATTTCAGTTGCATCAACTTGCGTAAATGCAATGTGTTTTCCATCTAATGACCACCAGAAACCAGATTTTCGGTCCATCTCCTCCTGCATCATTGATAAGAAGAGCACATAGGCTTGACCTTACCCTTTTAAGAACAGCTACCAACTTCAAATGAATGAGAAATTTGAAGCTTACCTGTGCaatatactcagcaagaccatgAGTCTGCAAAACAGCAACATACAGATTTCAGCAATGTTAGAATTGCACATCGACATACCCTTTTAAGAACATACTTGTATGTGTGATACATGATCTTATATTCCATGActtcttatatattttcttcCCTATATTTTATTGTCTAACACTATCATAACAAAGTAAATGGTTAGCacaatatttacatattttccaGCTTCATAAGCTTTCTGGGGTCGTGAGTGAACATATTCATAAGCCTAGTGCAAGCATGATGTTAGTTGCAGTTAAAGAGGAAAAGAGCAATGGATGCAATGGATCTTCACCAATACTAGAATACTTTGCTCACCTGGAACAGCAGATAAAGAAACTTGATTTATCATTTACCTTTGCAGTTTCCTTAGCACCAGATGTTAACTGCTTGGATTCACCGCTTGACAAATTTAGAACGTATAGCTCATGATCTCTTACATACGCAAGCATAGATCCATCTGGAGAGAGGTGAGGATCAATTATTGGGGAGCAAGAAGTACTAGGAAGCTTAAGTTCGGCCTCCAGACCAGGAACTTCCTGAACATAGATCtgtttgaaaagaaaaccatCAAATTCAGCACAAGCAGCTTCTTAATACATCAATGTGGACTaagttaaacaacaaaagaaaagaaaaataacaatcACCCAAAATGGAAAAGTCAGAGAAGCACCAATTCTTTGTATGGATTATGTGCATGTGTAGCACAAGCCTGAAACAGAAAAATGCTTCAAAGAGCGAAATTGTTGTAAGGTCACTCATGGCCACTTTACCGTAGCCAGAAGGTAAATAGCACTCTTCAGATATGAATTCACCAATATAATCATTTTATGATACAATGGTTATCACGTAAAAAAGAAGACAGCAAGATCAGAAATAATCCAAAGCCATTTAAATCAACCAACACAGACCCAGATTGCTTGGGAAAAATAGAGGACGTGGTAGGTGAAGCCAGAAGCAAGCACAACAATTGTTGGTCACTGCCAGAGTGCAGTAGCCACATGTGAGTGATCTAGAAAGAGTACTCGGATCTCTCAGATGTACCAATGGATCAAGCACAAGACCTAATTTCATATAAGTTGATAGATTAAAAGTTTGCATTTGCAGATCACTGTAGATTAGACACACCAACATACTGGGGTATGAAAGTAAATgcattatgaattttttgttggatatCAGCATGCTTCAAGAACCAAGATTCAGCAATGGAGCAAACACTTTATTTCCAGTGTCAAGGAAAAACTGCAAAAGCTTCCTAGTCCACATGAGAAGCATGTTTGATACTTCGAACCAATAAAGTTTTGTGCTCTACAACGAAAGGTATTTGATCAAACAGAATGAAAGAATACTACCAATTTTGTAAACTTCAAATGTAAGAAAAAGGGGCTTCCACGTTATCTAAACCTTCTTTTGAAAATCGGAAATATACTCCAACGGAGCATcctaaaaaatggaaatgaCCACAAACATGTAATATCACAAATGTGCATGCGCAAGATATAAATGAATTAACATATGCATGCGCAACATTTAAATGAATTAACATATGCACGCGCAACATATAAATGAACTAACACATCATTCATAATACCATAAAGAATGGAGATGGCCACATGCGTGCGCCTTATGCTCGTGAATGTGTGGATGCACATGCAAAACATCATTAAAAGCGTAAAGACAATTAAACTCCATTAAAACCACGGAATAGCTTCAAAAGTTCAGATACATTAGcacaatgaaaattttcagctGCATTGCATACATGGCGAGAAAACACATTAGAGACACTGAGAAACAGAGCCAGAGCAAAGAAGAAAGggagcagagaaagaaagaaaaaacaaacagacCCCGCTAGGCAGAGGGATCATGATTTTGGCAGGCTTAGAGCAAGACTTTGCCCATTCATACCGGGTGACTCCCAACCCTCTTTCTCTTAGCCTTTCCCTCCTCAGCTTCTCTTCTGCAGACAGCCTGCTTTCTTCCAGGCCCCCACCTGGTGGACTAAAAACCAACACTTGCTGTTGTGTTGCAGGGTCGAAGACGAAGACATTGTGGTTCAAAGAATTGTTGGGACAGAACAAGAACGAAATCAAGCTATCATCAGGACTAAAGCTGACAGAGACCGGGGCAATGTAGCCAGGCAAAGGGTACTGGACAATCTCTTCAACAGGGAAGAGTAAGCATTCGTCTAGGCTCTGTATAGCAGAATGATCAGTAGGAGGCATGTTGGTCTCAGATGATTTCAATCGCTTGAGCTTCCTTTTCGAATTCGCACGCATTCCAGAAGAGCTATAAAAATTCAAACCAACCTTCTACGACAgttataagaaaattgaaaaccCAACATGAAAACCACATTTATCAACAAAACCAGATTTTCTCTAGATATAAGAATAACCTAACTTGCAAGTCTATAGAAAAATTTCAACTATTTGAACGGTGGAAGAAATCCAAGGGgagattttgaagaaaaaaaaattcaagatttcCTAATGGCAATGGGCATATGATcttcaaaaaaatgtaaaattttccaTGCACTGGAATACATTTAAgaggaaagaaagcaaaattactGAACTGGAAAAATATAGGGACCAAACATGTTTTGGACAGCAAAatacgccaaaaaaaaaaaagaaacaacaacaacacgAATTTGAAGTTTCAAGCTGAGAACTGATCGAGAAGTATCTTTCTAGGGTTTAACtctgcagaaaaagaaaagaaactctAACGCAAGCCAAACTAATAATTCCGTCcaggatgaggaaaaaaaaaaggcaaaattcGATCAGATAGcaagacaaagaaagaagagaaaatcgGTTCTCTCGAAGTTCGAGATGTCTAAATTAAACAAAACGCCACTAAGACAGTAAACCGGCCCCGTCactaaaattttggtttttcaaaCTTCGGAACGTACAAGTTAAaccaaaaacatgttttttttcacttgcGATTCACCACAGGTCCACAAGCAGAGGGAATCAATCAATCAGAATATCCTCAAAGTTATGGAGCTGCCGAGTTTTTCTCTATAACAGGACAACCTCTCCTCCCCGGGAAGCAGTAAGAGCAAGCGAAATTCCTGAACCGGGCCACGGACTAAAGATCATACAAAAGGGAAACTCTGAAAAATTCCCGTCTGGCTTAACCCAAACCGAGAGGCGAGCAGGAAGAGAATCCGGATCCCGAAAGATCGGGAAAAAAGTGGGAGGGGAGAAGGGATTTCTGGTCTCACGAGCGGAGAGCCATTGAACAGATCCGCGTTGGGAGATTGCCGGATTCTTTTAATTTCTGGAAATCCGATATCCCCCTTCACCGGGCAATGCTCCGGTAAGTTTTTATACCTTCGTGTCCCTGTTCTGCTCACGAGACAGCCTATACAACGGATCAGATATGATCTGGGcatcagatccaaaaccaaaatcgTAGCGTACCCCCCTTATCGGGTCGGGTATAAGCTGTTGGTTTGGTCCGATATCCGCGATCCAAAGACGCAGCTCCTCGCTCACACCTGCAGCCTCGCTGCTTGCATCAACCCGGTTCGTAACCAAGCTTAACTTCGTCTCGACTCGCTCCGATCCGATAATCATCTGGCCTTGAGGAAACGAGCCAAACGAAATAAAAGGCTTGTGAACTAAGGTAGTTCAAAACCAGTGttctttaaattaaaaaattgaaaaaattgtataaaaaataattagaatGAAATCTTTTCGCAGCTAAAAGATTTTGGACAACGATCCATAACTTGGGTTCCGTTTCTTGTGGAAGCAGTAGGTGATTTTTAAgtcattacatgtaattttcatGAAATGCTTGGTTCGGTTCATGCCAATCCTCGACTCGAGCATAATCGAgctgagttcgagttttaagaactcaagcCGAGTCCAGCTCAATTTAATGAAATagaactcgagtcaagctcgagccgagttcaaATTCCTTTCAAGACAAatgagctgagttcgagctggctcaaaCTCTCTCATAAACAGCCCTAATTGTTGCCAGCTGCCTAAGTACATAAATTAAACTATGGTAACAAATTCAAGAAGTAGCTATTTCTAGGAAGTGTTTGATAAGGAGAGGTGGAGAACATTGAGTTTCAAATTACATAATTATAAAACCCATGATTGGGGTGTCACTTCCCATCGTAGAGCCGAAGCTTCCACTCAACCCTTTGTCCTAGTAGGATACATGGCTTGGTGCCTCAGAGTGCCATCTCACTCTACTTCAACTTGCACTTCGCTGAACTCCTTCCGTACACTCCTGACACTCCAAATGAAGACTGACCAGCTCACACTTCAAAATAATGCACAAACCCCCACCCCAAGCTATTGTGCCAATCCCTGGGGGACCAAGAACACATACTTGTTTCAGAAAATATTATACaattaaagatattacttttAGATCCAATGGTCAAATAATGCTAGACCTAATTTATACCATGTTTCCTGAGATAATAACACGGCATTCTTAGAGCACATATTTTAAGAAGATAtatgatgcttttttttttatcaaacgtACTCTTAGTTCACAACAAGTGCAAGTTATTGGGTTGAACATTCAGTTCATAATAAATCACTAAGAAAAGTTGGtaatacactttttttttttttaagtctgTCGATATTTATGCAACACAGAGATGAAGACCTATGAAAGACAATGAAATAGTATATATGAGACACTGTATAAGCCTTCATGCATATCTAACAAGTGATGGTGACTTAGGATCACAACTCCAAATTCGACTTAAAATGAACCATGTTGTTCTTCTGGTTTTGTGAAAGCGTCGCTAATGATAAGTAGTGATCCAAGAGCAGCATTATATGAAAATGTCAATCCACGCATGAAAATCGTGTTGTAGGATCTCCATATTATTTACAGTACTCTTAAGTGCAAATCCTCATGTATATCtaacaaaagaaagatattGTTAGAAACATGAGTGCAACTCCGTGGTAAGTCCCTAAGCGGTCGGCGCAACGGCTTGCGGTGGGGGGCTAGTAGGCAGTCAGTCTCCATTTCAAATGTCAAAGGCATCAActttttatactaaaaaaagGTCACCGACCGATGCACAAGTTAAAATGTAGCAGAGGCAGCACCCTGAGGCACTACAAGCAAGGCTTATATCCTAAGAGGGGAGGGAGGACGAGGGGTC
This genomic interval carries:
- the LOC116260340 gene encoding uncharacterized protein LOC116260340 isoform X1; this encodes MRANSKRKLKRLKSSETNMPPTDHSAIQSLDECLLFPVEEIVQYPLPGYIAPVSVSFSPDDSLISFLFCPNNSLNHNVFVFDPATQQQVLVFSPPGGGLEESRLSAEEKLRRERLRERGLGVTRYEWAKSCSKPAKIMIPLPSGIYVQEVPGLEAELKLPSTSCSPIIDPHLSPDGSMLAYVRDHELYVLNLSSGESKQLTSGAKETAKTHGLAEYIAQEEMDRKSGFWWSLDGKHIAFTQVDATEIPLFRIMHQGKDCVGSDAQEDHAYPFSGTSNVKVRLGVVSASGGEITWMDLLCGTQDKDRDDEEYLARVTWMPDNVLAAQVLNRCHSKLKIIMFDISTGHRTLLLVEESDVWINLHDCFMPLHKGVNKFAKGFIWASEKTGFRHLYLHDRNGNCLGPITEGDWMVEQIAGVNENAGLLYFTGTKDGPLESNLYCVSLFPDWTHTLQIPQRLTHGKGRHVVVLDHQMQRFIDIHDSLNTPPKVFLCSLLDGSLLMPLFEHPRTVPRFKRLQLMPPEIFEVPAVDGTILYGALYRPDSKRFGPPPYKTLVSVYGGPSVQIVYDSWLNTVDMRAQYFRSKGILVWKLDNRGTSRRGLKFEGALKHNFGRIDAEDQLAGAEWLIKQGLAKPGHIGLYGWSYGGYLSAITLARFSDTFCCAVAGAPVTSWDGYDTFYTEKYMGKPADNPDAYEYGSVMYHVDKLRGKLLIVHGMIDENVHFRHTARLINALIDVGKPYELLIFPDERHMPRRHQDRIYMEERICEFIDRNV
- the LOC116260340 gene encoding uncharacterized protein LOC116260340 isoform X2, whose protein sequence is MRANSKRKLKRLKSSETNMPPTDHSAIQSLDECLLFPVEEIVQYPLPGYIAPVSVSFSPDDSLISFLFCPNNSLNHNVFVFDPATQQQVLVFSPPGGGLEESRLSAEEKLRRERLRERGLGVTRYEWAKSCSKPAKIMIPLPSGIYVQEVPGLEAELKLPSTSCSPIIDPHLSPDGSMLAYVRDHELYVLNLSSGESKQLTSGAKETAKTHGLAEYIAQEEMDRKSGFWWSLDGKHIAFTQVDATEIPLFRIMHQGKDCVGSDAQEDHAYPFSGTSNVKVRLGVVSASGGEITWMDLLCGTQDKDRDDEEYLARVTWMPDNVLAAQVLNRCHSKLKIIMFDISTGHRTLLLVEESDVWINLHDCFMPLHKGVNKFAKGFIWASEKTGFRHLYLHDRNGNCLGPITEGDWMVEQIAGVNENAGLLYFTGTKDGPLESNLYCVSLFPDWTHTLQIPQRLTHGKGRHVVVLDHQMQRFIDIHDSLNTPPKVFLCSLLDGSLLMPLFEHPRTVPRFKRLQLMPPEIFEVPAVDGTILYGALYRPDSKRFGPPPYKTLVSVYGGPSVQIVYDSWLNTVDMRAQYFRSKGILVWKLKGFEVVPTTK